AATAGCCTTAGCACCATTAAAACCCGCCCCCTATGGCGCCACCTTGAAGCAGGCCGTCCGCAAAGAGGAACCGGAAAGGATGTTGGACTCCCTCCTGGTGGCCGCGTTAATTGAAGCCAGATCCCATGAAAGACTGGGGCTCTTGGCTCAACACTGTCCTGATGGGGAATTGGCTAGAT
Above is a window of Geminocystis sp. M7585_C2015_104 DNA encoding:
- a CDS encoding tRNA-(ms[2]io[6]A)-hydroxylase, which codes for IALAPLKPAPYGATLKQAVRKEEPERMLDSLLVAALIEARSHERLGLLAQHCPDGELARFYRGLMVSEARHYGAYWLLARRYFPPEVVSARLEELAQLESDILSQLYPEPRIHS